One bacterium genomic window carries:
- the rimO gene encoding 30S ribosomal protein S12 methylthiotransferase RimO, translating into MKRHCAADLRFPRVMIQTLGCAKNAVDSETLAGLLKQGGFEYVSRDADADIVVVNTCGFIDDAKVESIQVILEAIRWKQARKGRRVYAMGCLTQRDGPEIKEEIPELDGVFGIGEWSSMLAALGANPLSLAGSGNVTLYSGKAGPGSAYLRISDGCSHACAFCAIPQMRGLYRSEPMEKLIEEARLLARTGVRELLIIGQETTSYGVDLYRKRMLVDLCNRLSDINGIEWIRILYAHPPSAPPKFMSELARVPKLAPYIDFPIEHASDKMLKLMNRKTSASKMQDSIAAFRDNRNDVCVRTTVLVGFPGEDETDFEDLYEFMEKVKFERAGVFTYSPQSGTTGAELRDHVEEGVALDRLDRLMKLQKSICLERNKELVGAVIPVIVERNVRDISWGRSEWDAPDIDALVRVRGQLAPGLIHQVKVTGAAAYQLDAVPEHPDGTERSIACEAFALPVLRH; encoded by the coding sequence ATGAAACGACATTGTGCTGCTGACCTCCGCTTTCCCCGCGTAATGATTCAGACGCTCGGATGCGCGAAGAACGCGGTTGACAGCGAAACACTCGCTGGCCTATTGAAGCAAGGCGGCTTCGAGTACGTATCGCGTGATGCAGACGCCGATATCGTCGTCGTGAATACGTGCGGGTTCATAGATGATGCAAAGGTGGAGTCCATTCAGGTTATTCTGGAAGCCATCCGCTGGAAGCAAGCACGCAAAGGCAGGCGAGTCTACGCGATGGGTTGCTTGACACAGCGCGATGGCCCCGAGATTAAAGAGGAAATTCCGGAACTTGACGGCGTCTTTGGCATCGGGGAATGGTCAAGTATGCTTGCTGCACTCGGAGCAAATCCGTTAAGTCTTGCCGGTTCGGGAAATGTAACGTTGTACAGCGGTAAAGCGGGTCCCGGCTCCGCGTATTTACGCATTTCCGACGGTTGTTCCCACGCATGCGCCTTTTGCGCGATTCCGCAAATGCGTGGACTCTACCGCAGCGAACCCATGGAGAAACTGATAGAAGAGGCGCGCTTACTTGCTCGCACTGGTGTAAGAGAACTCCTCATCATCGGTCAAGAGACCACAAGCTACGGAGTGGATCTGTATCGTAAGCGGATGCTTGTAGATTTGTGCAATCGTCTATCCGATATCAACGGCATTGAGTGGATTCGCATTCTCTATGCGCATCCGCCGTCGGCTCCGCCAAAGTTCATGTCAGAGTTAGCGCGTGTTCCAAAGCTTGCTCCATATATTGATTTTCCGATCGAGCATGCGTCTGACAAAATGCTGAAGTTGATGAACAGAAAGACCTCTGCAAGCAAAATGCAGGATTCCATAGCCGCGTTTCGTGACAACAGAAACGATGTTTGTGTGCGTACCACCGTGCTGGTAGGTTTTCCCGGAGAGGACGAAACGGACTTTGAGGATCTCTATGAATTCATGGAGAAGGTCAAGTTCGAACGAGCAGGCGTTTTTACGTATTCGCCGCAATCCGGAACCACAGGTGCCGAATTGCGCGATCACGTTGAGGAGGGAGTCGCGCTCGACAGGTTGGACCGCTTGATGAAACTGCAGAAGAGTATATGCCTCGAACGGAACAAAGAGCTCGTTGGAGCGGTGATTCCAGTGATTGTGGAGCGAAATGTGCGTGATATTTCATGGGGGCGCAGTGAATGGGACGCGCCTGACATTGACGCGCTGGTAAGAGTTCGAGGTCAGTTAGCGCCCGGCCTGATTCATCAAGTCAAGGTGACTGGCGCTGCTGCATATCAATTAGACGCTGTTCCGGAGCACCCAGACGGCACAGAACGGAGTATTGCATGCGAAGCCTTTGCGCTGCCTGTCTTGCGACATTGA